Within Pirellulales bacterium, the genomic segment AACTGTCGCGACATGGCATTACTCTCCTGGCCGTCTTCTCACGGCCACAACTTTGCCGACGATACGAAAATCATCATCTGGTCCGATGGGGATCGGTTGGAATTCTGGATTGGCCGGGCGAAGCTCGATCTCATGTTCTTGGATCGAGAGACGCTTCACCGTCGCCGCATCGTGGACGAGGGCGACCACGATGTCGTTGTGCTGGGCCACCGGCTGCTGCCGGACAACGACCAAATCGCCGTCGGCGATCGAGGCGTCACGCATGCTATCGCCGACGATGCGAAGAGCGAAATGGCGGCCAGTCGCAGCGAGCCGTTTGTCGACCACCACTTCGCCCAGCACGTTTTCCTCGGCGAACAGCGGGGCGCCGGCGGCCACTGATCCCAAGAGTGGGACCGTTACCATTTCCTCCGGCGCGTCTTCGTAGTCGCGCACCAATGAAATGCCGCGGGCCTTGTTCGGTTCGCGACGCAAAAACCCCTTGCGGACCAGCTGGCCGATCTGTTCATGGGCCGTCGCGGGCGACACCCCCAGTCGCTCGGCGAGCTCCTTCGACGTGGGGGGCATG encodes:
- the lexA gene encoding transcriptional repressor LexA gives rise to the protein MEPSPKRRGRRPVSEVTDSQLRALREIRDFIAERGMPPTSKELAERLGVSPATAHEQIGQLVRKGFLRREPNKARGISLVRDYEDAPEEMVTVPLLGSVAAGAPLFAEENVLGEVVVDKRLAATGRHFALRIVGDSMRDASIADGDLVVVRQQPVAQHNDIVVALVHDAATVKRLSIQEHEIELRPANPEFQPIPIGPDDDFRIVGKVVAVRRRPGE